The window CCGCGCGGTCAACGGGCATGTGCCCGGCGACAACGAGCAAACCCTCACCCGGCTACGGATGTTCCTCGACGGTCGACCGTGACGTTGGGGTTGGTGACGCCCGGTCAGCCCGGATGGGCCGGTCCCGCCATAACGGCCGAGACCGGCTGACGGCCCCAGAATCAGACCGGCGGCCACCACGTGCACCAACACCCAGGCGTACGCGGCGTCCTCAGCTAGGCCACGAGCTGGGCCAGGAAGCAGCATTGGCCGTCGATGGCCAGCCGTTGAGCGACCTGATCGCGCGCACGAACCGTACGCATTGGTCGACGAATCCCGTTCCCGCATCGGGCAGGCGCAACGCCTGGATCGCCGCATGTGGGTCGACGACCGGGAACAGGTCAAGCTGGCATTCCTCGATCTGACCTCCACCGCGAATGGCCGCGGCCAGCGTGGTTGCTGCCCCGACGGCGACGCCGACGCAGGTGCGGTCCGGGATGCACAACAGGATGGTCCGTGCTGGTTCGTCGAACTCGGGATAGGCCGGGTATGCGCTGACATAGAAGAACGCACCGTCGTCCTTGTCGCCTACCACCAGCCGGTAGAACGGGCCGGAGCGGCCGTAGTCAGGCCCGACCAGATCGGCGCCGACGATGGTCGTCTCCTGCTCGGCCAGGGTCAGGACCCGACCCGGATCGACCAACTCACCCTGGTCGTACCGGCGGCCGGTGCGTACAGCATTCGCCGGTACGGAACAGCCGCCCAGCAACTCGGTCAGTACCTCCCGGGTCGTGGTCACCAGCGCGACGACGGGGAAGGCGACCGGCATCGCTGCCTGTAGCTCCACGGACATGAATCCCCCCATGGTCGGAACCCGAAGCATTGTGGCATCCCCAACCGCCCCTGCCCGTCATGGAGCAGGTCGCCGTCGGCCTCGACCACAGCCAGACCCATGATCAAAATCGGTGCCGCGACATCTGCATGGCCGGGCACACCTTCACCGTCACCGCGCTTCGTCCTCAGGACGGTTCGACGACCGAACTCGCGCGGATCAAATACGCGACCCACCCTTCACGAGACAGACCCGGTCGGTGCCCCTAAGGTGCGGCCGAGCGCGTTTAGCCGACTGATTCTTGGCCGTGAAGGGCACGGTCTCAAGTGTCAGATCATGGTCGTTACAGGCTACGAGCTCGGAGTCAGCGGTATCGTGCTGGCCGTTGTGGAGGGATTCCGGTTGCTGGGCGACGGCGCCCGGCGTTTGACCGTGGACTGGAACGGGCCCGGTGCGCCCCAACGTCTGGAGTGATGCGGCCTTTGCTTGAGGACGACGGTCGGTCGCAGCTCAGGTGAATCGAACCATGGGGCGGCTGTGTGATTCGGCATGGGCATCTTAAGTCGCTCTGGACCGTGAGATGGAGTGGAGCTTGAGGGTCAGCAGATTGATTTTGGATGTAGCTTTTCCGGTGTCGTGCGGTTAGCGGCGTCGGTTGTGAGGAATTGCCGGTTCTTTGGGCCAGAACTGTGTACGGTTCGGTTTCTTGTGAGTCCCTTGTCGAGGAGATTGCGCGGTGTCAGAGGTCGCAGAGCCGAGCGGGGACGGTGTTGGGTTGACTGATGCCCTAGGCGCAGCCGCCGACGACGGGCGGGCTTGGGAACCGGCGCCTCTGTCCGGCAGGTCGGCTGCCACGGTCTCCCAGTGGGTGGAGGTGCATCGACTGGCGGTAGCCGGTCGGGAGCCGGTGATCGCCCGGGATGTCGGGAGACAGGTCGCGCGGGCGTGGCTTCGCGGGTCTCGGTTCGCGGACGTCGCCGCCCTTGCGGGGGCTACCCTGACTCTCGGTCCGGACGCCGATGCCTTCCACGACCTAGGCTGGGCCCAATCCTCCACCGGGCAACCCCAACAGGCGCTGAGCAGCTACAAGCGGGCCCTGCACCTGTACCGCAAGGCCGGCAAGGAAGGCTACGACGCCGCCACACTCAACAACATCGGCGCCGTGTACAACAACTTGGGGGACCGGCAGCAGGCCCTGACCTACTACCAACAGGCCCTGTCCATCCGGCGGGAGGTCGGCGACCGCGCCGGCGAAGCGACCACCCTCACCAACATCGGCCTCGTGCACGACAATCTCGGGGACCGGCAGCAGGCCTTGACCTACTATCAGCAGGCCCTGCCCATCATGCAGAGGGTCGGCGACCGCGCCGGCGAAGCGACCACCCTCAACAACATCGGCCTCGTGTACAACAACCTCGGGGACCGGCAGCAGGCCCTGACCTACTACCAACAGGCCCTGTCCATCCGGCGGGAGGTCGGCGACCGCGCCGGCGAAGCGACCACCCTCAACAACATCGGCGGCGCGCACGACGGGCTCGGGGACCAGCAGCAGGCCCTGACCTACTACCAACAGGCCCTACCCCTCCATCGGGAGGTCGGCGACCGCGCCGGCGAAGCGACCACCCTCAACAACATCGGCGGCGCGCACAACAACCTCGGGGACCAGCAGCAGGCCCTGACCCGCTACCAACAGGCCCTGTCCATCCGGCAGGAGGTCGGCGACCGCGCCGGCGAGGCGACCACCCTCAACAACATCGGCTCCGTGCACGACGGGCTCGGGGACCAGCAGCAGGCCCTGACCTACTTCAAGCAGGCTCTCCCCATCCTGCGAGGGGTCGGCGACCGCGCCGGCGAAGCGGCCACCCTCAACAACATCGGCCTCGTGCACGACAGGCTCGGGGACCAGCAGCGGGCCCTGACCTACTACCAACAGGCCCTGCCCCTCCACCGAGAGGTCGGCAACCGCGCCGGCGAAGCGACCACCCTCAACAACATCGGCGCAATCCGGTTCCAGCAGGGCGATTTCGCAGGAGCAAAGGACAACTACGACGAAGGCCTTGCGATATTTCACGCTATCGGCGACCGCATATCAGAGGCGACGACGAGTTTCAACATGGCTGTCATGCTGTTGCAGATGGCACGAGTCGACGATGCTGCGCATTTCCAGCGCCGAGCCATCGCCTTGGCCGAGCGAACGAGTCATCCGGCACTGGACCAAATCCGAGCACTTCTCATCCAGCTCAAACAAGCGGAAGAATGATTGACAGTGGGTACTGCCTCACTTGAAGTCTCGGGACCGGACGCCACGCGTTGGGTAGCGGATCTCCACGTCGCCCTTGTCGCGGCCACTAGGCCCGGCGGCAGTGTGTCACGTTCCCTCCACCCCGAAGGTGTCACCGTCAAGATCCTGCTCAACGACGGGGCCTGGCTCGACTTGTCCGACGTCGGCCAGGGGCAGCTGGAGATCGTTTTTCCGCATGACGAATCGCAGCAGAGTTGAGGGCGGAGACAACCTGGATGAGCGAGATGAACAGCTACGAGCTGGGGATTTTTCAGCAGACGTCAGGCCACTGGGAACTGCGCTTGTCGGCCGATGGCGGCACCCCGAAGACCCGTGTCGTGGACGGAGCAGCGATCGACCACCTCATTGAGATGGTGGAGCGCGACTACAGCCAGGATGCGGTCGCCCAAAAGGTGTTCGGCTCCCCGCAGCTACGTGACCTCGGCGCAAAACTGGCCACCTTCCTCGACGGCGACGAACGGTGGCTGACTCCGGTGCTGGACCACCCGTCCGGCGCCACGCTGCGGATCACCGCCGGGGAACGGCTACGGCACCTCCCCTGGGAGCTGCTCGCCGATAACGGCTCGTACCTGACCGTCTCCGGCCACGCACCGCTGCTACCGGTACGTGCCGTCGGCACCAACACGGCCCTCAAAACCTCGACCTCCCCTGGAAACCGTCCCCTGCGGGTGCTGTTCATGGCGACGTCCCCGGAGGGTGTCGAGCCCGTGCTCCACTACGAGGCGGAGGAGGCGGCCATCCTGTCTGCGACCTCGCGTACGGGCACTGAACTGGTCGTCGAGGAGAGCGGCACCCTGGAAGGGCTTCGCTTTATCAGTCGCGACTATGGTGCGGGATACTTCGACGTCCTGCATCTGAGCGGCCACGCCACCATCAGCACGGACAGCCAACCCACTTTCCTGGCGGAGAACGAGTTCGGCGGGCTGGCCTACGCCACGGCTGACGAGATCGCCCAGGCCATGGCCGGGCGCTGGCCCCGACTGGTTTTCGTCTCCGGCTGCCTCACCGGTAGCGCCCCCGACGCAGGCACTTTCCCCTCCATGAGCGAGAGCCTCGTCCGTGCTGGAGCCCCCGCCGTGCTGGGGTGGGCGCTGCCGGTCGGCGACGTCTCCGCGACCGAGTTCGCCGCCCAGCTCTACCAGACACTGGCTGACGGTGAGCCCCTCGACCGGGCCGTCATCGAGGCCCGCCAGCATCTCTACAAGCACAAGCGGGGCAACTGGCACCTGCTACGCGTCTACGCCGACAAGTCCCCGCTGGCACCCATGGTCACGCCTCTGCGCACCGAGGGGCGTGCATGGATCCAGATTCGGCCCGCCGACCAGGACTTCCTCGACCGGCAAACTCAGCTTTCCCGGGTTGCCACCCGCGCCGCCTTCGTTGGACGACGGCGCGTCATCCAGCGCTGCCTGCGCACGCTCAAGCAACCCCACGGTCACGACGGCGCGGCTGAGGCCCTCATCCTGCACGGCATGGGCGGCCTCGGCAAGAGCAGCCTCGCCTCCCGGCTACTGGAACGCATGCCCAGCCACCAGCGGGTCGTCTGGTACGGCCGCGTCGACCTGACCAAGTTTCGAGAACTCACCACCAAGGTCAAACTCCCCACCCTTGAGCAGGAATTGCAGGCAGCCGAGCTCCTCGACAACAATCAGGCTCCCCTTGCCGCCCGCCTGCGCCACCTGCTCCGTGTCGACGGGCCTCTCGGGCGGACCCCCTGCCTGTTCGTGTTCGACGACTTCGAGGACGGCAACCTCGACGAACGCGACGGCACTCACGTGCTCTCCTATGAGATGGCCGACATCCTGCCCGCCCTACTCAAGGCCATCCGCGAAACCGGCAGCCCCAGCCGAGTTATCATCACCAGCCGCTATCGGTTCCCTAGGCCCGCCGCAACCGCGATCGTCGTCGAGTCACTCGAATCCCTCAGCGAGATCGAACAGAAGAAGAAACTCGCGAACCTGCCGAACCTGGGCCCTGCATCCTCCGTCGACCCCGACATCCGCAAGCGCGCCATCCAGGCTGCGGCCGGCAACCCCCGCCTACTCGATTGGCTCGACCTGATCGTCGCCGACACCAGCCTCGACATTGAAGGCCTCATCGCCACCATCGAGCAGGAGGCCGACCGGTTCCGCCGGGAGACCATCCTCGCGAAGAACCTCCTCAGCTCTCAAACCTCCGATCTGCAAAAGATGCTCGCGAAGGTCAACGTCGTCGAACTGCCCGTCCCCGCTGAGACCATCAAGGCCATCCACAACCACCCGGAGACCACCGGCCACATCAAACGCGCCGCCCAACTCGGCCTGATCGAAGAAGGCACCGACCCCGAAACCCGCCAACCCCGCTACTACGTTTCCAATGTTCTACGCCCCCTCATCCGCCCCCTGCTCACCGATGACGAGTACGCCCAAGCCTGTGCCGCCGGCGCACGATCCCTCTACCAACTCTGGGTCACCGACCCCGCCACCCCCAAGTCCGCGTCATGACCACCCTCACCCAGTTAGGGGAGGTGCATCGGCTGGCGGTGGCCGGTAGGGAGTCGGTGATCGCCCGGGACGTCGGGGAGCGGGTGGCGAGGGTGTGGCTGGGCAGGTCCCGGTTCGCCGACGTCGCGGCCCTCGCTAACGCGACCTTGACCCTCGGCCCGGACGCCGGTGCCTTCTACGACCTGGGCTGGGCCCAATCCTCCACAGGGCAACCCCAACAGGCCCTGGACAACTACGAGCGGGCCCTGCACCTGTACCGCGAGGTCGGCAACCGCGGCAACGAAGCGGCCACCCTCAACAACATCGGCGGCGTGTACGACAGCCTCGGGGACCGGCAGCAAGCCCTCACCTACTACCAACAGGCCCTCCCCATCCAACGGGACGTCGGCGACCACGCCGGCATAGCGGCCACCCTCAACAACATCGGCCTCGTATACAACGGGCTCGGGGACCGGCAGCAAGCCCTCACCTACTACCAACAGGCCCTTCGCATCCAACGGGACGTCGGCAGCCACGCAGGCGAAGCAACCACCCTCAACAACATCGGCCACGTGTACAACGGGCTCGGGGACCAACAGCAAGCCCTCACCTACTACCAACAGGCCCTTCGCATCCAACGGGACGTCGGCAACCGCGCAGGCGAAGCAACCACCCTCAACAACATCGGCGGCGTGCACGACAACCTCGGGGACCTGCCGCAAGCCCTCACCTACTACCAACAGGCCCTCCCCATCCGGCGGGAAGTCGGCGACCGCGCCGGCGAAGCGGCCACCCTCAACAACATCGGCGCCGTGTACAACGGGCTCGGGGACCAACAGCAAGCCCTCACCCACTACCAACAGGCCCTTTCCATTACGCGGGAGGTCAGCAACCGGGTCGGCGAAGCAGTCACCCGGTACAACATCGGGATGATCCACCGGGCGGAGGGAAACCTCGACTGGGCAATCGGCGAGCTAGAACTCGTCGTCAACCTCGACCGCCAAGTCGGCCACCCGGACCTAGCATCCGACGCTGCCACACTCGAACAGGTACGCCAAGAACGGGCAAGAACCCAGAAAGCGACCTAATCACCTCACCCACTCGGCTGGGCTGAACACCGGGCAGGTGCGCATCGCCCGACCGGACCCGATACACCGAGACTGCCGCTGTGTTCAACGCGCGTAGAAAGTGTTTCACCGCTCACCGAGGCGTCAAGACTGACTGCATTGTTTCTGCCACGGTGCGGGTGCGTCTGTTTCCTCTTTCTCAGATGGCTACCGGTCGTTGACGCAGCGCAGTACGGGTCGACTGGTCAACGCCGCCGCCTCCAACGCCCCAGCCGAGCGGACGGTGAACGTGGCTGTCTCCCCCGGCAGCAGCGTGACCAGGGCCTCGTCCACCTCAGCCGTCGGATCCAGCCGGTCGGCCGCAAGCACCAGATCCCGCAGAATCGTCCGAGCGGTCACCCGTACCCGCGTCACCTGACCGGTGGCGGCTGCCGAAGACTCGACCACGGCCTCGTAAGCAGCGGTCGGGTACGCAACATCTTTGTCCTCGGCGAAGAACCAGAACGCGCGCTGGCCCGTACCGACTGCTTCGGCGAGCAGCAGCTCGTGCCGGGGACGGTCGGTGGTGGACAGGTCCGCCGGGAGCGGAACCGTCGCCACCGAGTGCGGCGCCACCTCCAGGTCGAGGGCCGTCTTGGCGGCCGGTTCCCCGTCCAGGGTCAGCCGGGTCACGGTCACCGAGGTACGCCAGGGCACGCCCCCGTCGTTCACCGCGACCAGGTTCAACCCGCCGCCGTCACCCGGTTGTACGGTCAGCAGCCGGTCGGCGTAGACCCGGCGCAGGGCGTACCAGAGGGGTTTGCGACGGCCGTCGCCGTCGACGGCGGCCCACGATGTGACCGGCCAGCAGTCGTTGAGCTGCCAGACGATGGTGCCCATGCAGAGTGGGCGCAGCGCCCGGAAGTGTTCCACCCCGAGGCTGATCGCGCGGGCCTGGTTGAGCTGGGTCAGGTAGTGCCAGTCGTCGAAGTCGACCGGGGCGGGCAGGTGGGCGTCGAGTCCCCGTTGCAGTTTCGCGTCGCCGCCGCCGGCCTTCTGGTGGTGGGCCATGCCGGGCGAGTCGTGGGCCAGGGGTTCGTCACTCAGCGCCCGGCGCAGGGTCGCGTACGCGGGTGGGGCCTGATACCCGAACTCGGCCACGAACCGGGGCCGGTACTCCCGGTACTTGGTGTAGTCCTCGCGGTTCCACACGTCCCAGATGTGCATGCTGCCGTACGCAGGATCGTTCGGGTGTTTGTCGGTCCGCCCCGACCAGGGGCTGCCCGGCCAGTACGGTCGGGTCGGGTCCAGTTCGGCGACGATCGCCGGGAGCAGCTCGAAGTAGTAGCCGGCGCCCCAGGTCCGGTCCCCCAGTGGCTCCTGCCAGCCCCAGTCGTGCCAGCCCCAGATGTTCTCGTTGTTGCCGATCCAGAGGATCAGGCTCGGGTGGCTGGCGAGGCGTACGACCTGCGCGCGCGCCTCGGCCTCGACCTCGGTGGCGAACGGTTCCTCCTCCGGGTACGCCGCGCACGCGAACGGGAAGTCCTGCTCGACCAGGAGGCCAAGCTCGTCGGCGAGGTCGTAGAAGTCCTCGGACTCGTACCGGCCACCGCCCCAGACCCGGAGCATGTTGACGTTCGCGTCGACGGCCTGGGTGAAGCGGGCGGCGTAACGCTCGCGGGTGACCCGGGTGACGAAAACGTCGTCGGGGATCCAGTTGACGCCACGGATCAGGATCGGGGTTTCGTTGACCAGGATGGTGAACGCCGAGCCGTGTTCGTCCTCGCTGGTGTCGAGGCTGGTGGAGCGGAAACCGATCCGGCGCTGCCAGGTGTCGAGGGCTGCGCCGTCGGGGCCGCGCAGGGTCACGTCGAGCGGGTACCGGGTCTGCTCGCCGTAGCCGCGCGGCCACCACAGTTCGGGGTCGGGCACGTCGACGGTCAGGACCGTACTCGTGACGCCTGCCGGGATGACGGCTTCGGTGCGTACCCCGGCGACCGCGAGGCTGACGGTCAGCGGCTCGGCGGCGGCGCGTTCGACGGTGACCACCGCCTCGACCCGGCCGGTGTTGTCGGTGACGGTGACCAGCGGGCGGACCTCGGCCAGCCGGGCGACCGACCAGGTGTGCAGCTCGATCGGCTGCCAGATGCCGGCGGTGACCAGCGTCGGACCCCAGTCCCAACCGAAGTTGCAGGCCATCTTCCGGATGAAGTTGAACGGCTCCGGGTACGCGTTCGGCCGGTCACCGAGCGAGTCGCGCAACCCCTCGGCGTAGCGGTACGCGGAGTCGAACCGGACCTCCAGGGTGTTCTCCCCCGGCAGCAACAGCGACCGTACGTCGAACCGGTAGCTCCGGTGCATGTTGGCGGTACGCCCGACCTCGACCCCGTTGAGCTGGATCGTCGCCACCGTGTCCAGCCCGGCGCAGACCAGGTCCACCCGGTCGGCGGCCTGGTCGTCCCACTCGAAGGTGGTCCGGTAGACCCAGTCGGTCCGCCCGATCCAGGCCACGGCCAGCTCGTTGCTGTCCAGGTACGGGTCCGGGATCAGCCCCGCGGCGAGCAGGTCGGTGTGCACACAACCCGGTACGGTCGCCGGGACCGGCTGGTCGGACACGGACGCGGGCACTGCGGGGTGGGCCACGGGCCGGACCGACCAGCCGTCGTGCAGCGGACGCCGGGAGGGAAGGACAGCCGGTTCGGTTGAGCGAAGCGTCATGACTTGATCGCGCCTTCCATGATTCCTCGTACGATCTGCCGTCCACCGACGAACAGCATGATGAGCAACGGGATGGTGGCCACCAGTGCACCGGCCAGGACCCGGCGGTAGAGCACGTAGTTTCCGCTGGCGAGGTCGGAGATGGCGACCATCGAGGTCGGGTAGTCGGTCCCGTTCAGGGTGATCAACGGCCACTGGAAATCATTCCAGGTGCCGACGAAGGTGAGCAGGCCCAGTACGGCCAGCGCCGGGCGTACCGCCGGCAGGACGATGCTGGCGTAGATGCGCATCGTGGTGGCCCCGTCGATCCTGGCCGCCTCGACGAGTTCGTCCGGCACCGCCTCCAGGATGAACTGCCGCATGTAGAAGACCCCGAACGCGCTGACCAGGCCGGGCACGATGACGGCGAGCAGGGTGCCGTTCCACCCGATTTTGCCCATCACGATGTAGAGCGCGACCACGCCGAGCTGGTTCGGCACGGTCAGGGTGAGGATCACGATCACCATCAGGACGTTGCGGCCCTTGAACCGGAGCTTGGCGAAGGCGAAGCCGGCCAGCGAGCAGAAGAAGAGGACGGCGACGGTGACGACCGTCGAGACGATCGCGCTGTTGGCCAGGGACTGGATGAAGTAGACGTCCTGCATCGAGAAGACCTCGCGCAGGTTGGTCAGGAGCTGGTCGCCGGGGACCACCTGCGGCGGGATCTTGGCCAGGGCGGCGTCGGTGCTGGTGGCGATCACCAGCATCCAGTAGAGCGGGAAGGCGGAGAAGAGGATGACCAGGGAGAGGAAGACGTAGTTCCACAGGCTGCCGGGGGTGTCCGCCGGGGCCCGTCCGGTCAACGCGGCCCGTCGGCGGCTGCGCGGGGTCTGCGGGGTGGTGGTCGTACTCATCGTTTCCCCCCGCCGAGCCGGTTGGTGATCAGTGCGTTCACCGCGGCGACCACCACGATGATCAGGAACAGGGCCCAGGACATGGCGGCGGCGTACCCGAGGTTGAGGTCCTTCCAGCCGACCTTGTAGATGAGCTGGGCGATGGTCTGCCACTCGCCGTTGGCGCCGCCCCGGGCCGCCTGGGCGTTCTGCTCCAGCAGCATCGGCTCGGTGAAGAGTTGCAGGCCACCGATGGTCGACAGCACCACCGTGAAAATCACCACGGGCCGGATCATCGGTACGGTGATCCGCCAGAGCTGCCGCCAGACCCCCGCCCCGTCGACGGCGGCTGCCTCGTAGATGTCGCGCGGGATCGACTGCATCGCGGCGAGGTAGAGCAGGGCGTTGTAGCCGATCCACTTCCAGTTGACCATCGTGGCCAGCACGAACCAGGACGACCATTTCGCGCTGCGCCAGTCGATCGGCTCGTCGCCGGTCAGGTGCAGGACCGAGAGGACCCAGTTGGCCACCCCGCCGTCGCGGGCGAAGACCACCGCGAAGACGAGGGTCGAGGCGGTGATCGGGGTGACGTACGGCAGCAGCACCCCGACCCGGAACCAGGTCTGTGCGCGCAGCCGGCGGTTGAGCACCGACGCGATGACCAGCGCCAGGGTCAACTGGGGCACGGTGGACAGGACGAAGATGCCGAACGTGTTGTAGAGCGCGTTCCAGAAGTCGTCGTCGGTCAGCAGTTTCTCGAAGTTCGCCAGCCCGGCCCACCCGGTCAGGGTGGCGTCGTCCAGTCGCCAGTGCCGCAGCGCGACGACTCCGTTGAAGATGATCGGGAAGAGCCCGAACACCAGGAACAGCAGGAAGAACGGGGCGACGAGCAGGTACGGCGTAAAGCGCATGTCGAAGCGGTGCAGCCGGTTGCGCCAGCGGTGCCGGTCGGGCTCGTCGCGACCGGTGGGGCGCCCGGCCGGTCCGCCCGGCGGCGCCGCCGGGTCGGCACGGGTGACGGACATCGGACCTCCTAGGACGTGGCCGCCTTCTGGGCTTCCTTGGTCGCCTCGGTCCAGGCCTGGTTCAGCGGCTTGCCCTTGAGGTCACCGTTCTGCATCCGGTTCAGTACGTTCTCCACCGCGACCCGGGTCGGCCCGTTCTTCCTGCCCAGGTACTGCGGGGTCAGGCCCTCGGCGGTCTTGGAGAAGATCTGGCCGACGGGTGCGTTGTTGAAGAACGGGTTGGTGAAGTCCCGGATCGCCGGGTCCTGGTAGAGGGCCGGCTGGGACGGCAGGTTGCCGACCTTGTTGAAGATCTCGATCTGCTGCTCGGGCTGGATCAGCCACTCCAGCAGCTTGTACGCCTCGTCGGCGTGCTTGCTCTGCTTGGGGATGGTGAGGAACGAGCCGCCCCAGTTGCCGCCACCGCCGGGAATCGCCGCCACGTCCCACTTGCCGGCGGTGTCCGGGGCGCTGTTCTTGATGTGCCCCTGCATCCACGCCGGGCAGGCCAGTACGGCGAAACTGCCCTTGGCGAAGGCGGCGTTCCACTCCGGTTGGAAGGCCGGCAGGTTCGCGGAGATGTCGGCCCGGATCGCCTTGGCGGCCGTGTCGAACGCGACCTTCGGCCCACCGTTCATCTGGAGCGCGTCGCCCTGGTCGTAGAACCCGACCGACTGCTGCCCGAGTACGGGATTGAAGATGTTGGTGCCGGAGTCGATGAACTTCTTGCCCGTCGCCCTGGTGTAGGTCTCACCGGTGCTGATGAACTGGTCCCAGGTGGGCCAGAGGGCGGAGACCCGGTCCCGTTCGGTGGGGAGGCCGGCGGCCTGGAACAGGTCGGTCCGGTAACACATGGCCAGCCCGCCGACGTCGGTGCCGAGGCCGATCTGGGCCTTGCCGTCGGGGGTCAGCGTCTGCTTCCACTTCCACGACAGGTACTTGCTCTCGTACTGGCCGGCGCCGGAGTCGAGCAGGTTGACGAACTTGTCGGCCTGGCCGCGGAACTGGACGACGAAGCCCTCGTCGATGGCGGCGATGTCGGGGGCGCCGTCCCCGGCGATCAGCTTCTTCTGCAGGTCCTCGTGCTGGGCGTTGTACTCGCCGGTGTTCAGGCTGATCTTGACGTTCGGGTTCGCGGCCTCGTACCTGCCCTTCAGCTCGTCCAGCCCGAAGTCGCCCCAGTAGGCGATCTTCAGGGTGACGGCGCCACCCGACTCCGAACCGCCGCCGCTGTTGCCACTGCAACCCGCGACCAGAAGCATCCCTGCCGCGCTCGCGGCGACCAGCCGGACCCATCGGGCCCCGGACCCTGCCATGTTTTCCTCCACACCGTGGGAACGCTCCCGACATCGAGGAACGTTGACTGAACCGGATAAGTGAAGCCACCGTACGGTCGGGTCTCAGCCGTGTCAATGACGTGTTAACAGCGTGGGCATCGCGTAATCGAGATCGTCGGTGGTTATGCTTAACCGGACAAGCGGCCGCCGCCGCAA of the Micromonospora sp. NBC_01796 genome contains:
- a CDS encoding ABC transporter substrate-binding protein, producing MAGSGARWVRLVAASAAGMLLVAGCSGNSGGGSESGGAVTLKIAYWGDFGLDELKGRYEAANPNVKISLNTGEYNAQHEDLQKKLIAGDGAPDIAAIDEGFVVQFRGQADKFVNLLDSGAGQYESKYLSWKWKQTLTPDGKAQIGLGTDVGGLAMCYRTDLFQAAGLPTERDRVSALWPTWDQFISTGETYTRATGKKFIDSGTNIFNPVLGQQSVGFYDQGDALQMNGGPKVAFDTAAKAIRADISANLPAFQPEWNAAFAKGSFAVLACPAWMQGHIKNSAPDTAGKWDVAAIPGGGGNWGGSFLTIPKQSKHADEAYKLLEWLIQPEQQIEIFNKVGNLPSQPALYQDPAIRDFTNPFFNNAPVGQIFSKTAEGLTPQYLGRKNGPTRVAVENVLNRMQNGDLKGKPLNQAWTEATKEAQKAATS